DNA from Pseudocitrobacter corydidari:
ATCAATAGCAGGAAGGTGGGTGCGGTAGCTGACAATCACCGGTTGCTGCTGATTGAGCAAGTGGTGGGCCAGCGCCAGGCCAATGCGACGGCCCGCGCCGGTAATGAGGATTGGGCGCGAAAGCGTCTCTCCCATCGTCGTCTCCTTATCGTTTCACGATGGGGTACGTCGTTTACCCCACCAACAGCCATGTTGCCGGGATGGCGGCAACCAGTAATAAACCAATCAATGCCAGTTCGCGACGCTTCAACAGTACATTATCGACATGGGTACGGCGCGCGTAGATAAACACCAGCAACCCCGGTGCGTAGAGCACAACGGATAACAGCAGATGCATCGGCCCGGAAGCATACAGTAACCATAAGCCATAAATGCACGCACCGATACCCACGGCTTGATGCAGCGGTCGGGTGGCAATTTTCAACAGAAATGCGCCCACGAGGAAATAGGGTACCAGAATCATCTCGGAGGCGATGGTCAGCAGTGTATTGTAATCAGAGCCTGTCAGCCAGATCAGCACCAGGCTGACCTGCACGCTGATGTTGGTCAGCCAAAGCGATGCCGACGGCGCATTGTTGGCGTTCTGGCGGGCAAATACGCGCGGGAAGGCTTTGTGCGTTGCGGCCAGCAGCGGCACTTCCGCCGCCATAATCGTCCAGCTCAGGTAAGCGCCGCAAACGGAAACAATCAGCCCGGCGGCAATGACGATTTCGCCCCATGAGCCCATCATTTTTACCATCAATCCCGCCATCGATGGGTTACGCATCCCGGCCAGTTCCGGACGAGCAACCACGCCCAGCGACAGCAGCGTTACCAGCAGATAAACACCGAGGGCGGAAAGCACAGCCAGCAGCGTGGCGCGCCCCACATCCTTTTTGTTACGCGCGCGCGCCGAAACCACCACCGCGCCTTCCACGCCGATGAATACCCACAGGGTGATGAGCATAGTATTTTTCACCTGCTCCCACACCGGTACGCCCAGCTCTACCCCGGTAAAATCAAGAGTGAAAGTGTCCATTTTAAAGGCAATAGCTGCGAGAACGATAAACAGCCCGAGCGGTACCAGTTTTGCCAGCGTCGCGACAAGATTAATGCCCGCCGCCGTTTGTACGCCGCGCAATACCAGGAAGTGTACAATCCACAGCAGAACCGAGGCGCCGACGATCGATTGCCAGGTATTGCCGTCGCCAAAAAGGCGAAGTTCAGGCGTATCGGTAAAGAAGCTCAGCGCCGAAAAGACGATAACCAGATAAGAAACGTTAGCGATGACCGCGCACAGCCAGTAACCCCACGCAGAGCAGAAACCAATCAGCTCACCGAATCCCTCCCGGGCGTAGGTAAAAATACCGCCGTCCAGGTCAGGGCGAATGCGGGTCAGGATTAACATCGCGATTGCCAGAAACAGGATCCCAACGCCGGTAATGGCCCACCCAATAAGCAGCGCAGCCGGGCTGGCGACGCCCGCCATATTCTGCGGAAGGCTGAAAACACCCGCGCCAAGCATGGAGCTTAAGACGAGGGCGGTCAGGGCGCTAAGGCCGAGTTTCTTTTCCATGAGGATCCTGTTGTAAACGACATCAAACCAGAATATTTATTTGGCGAAATCGCATAAACATGGAAGATTGCGCCAGGCGCGGGATTTTACGGAGTGTGGGGAGTGCATGCAATGAGTTCAGACGTAAAAGCGTAAAAAAGGCGGCAAGCGCCGCCTTTATGCACAACGGGAATTACTTATAGAGGTCGGCGCTGATGGTGACGTTACCACCACGTTCCTGCCACTGGCGCGTAATATGGTAGTACTTCGCGCCTTTTTTGGCTGCACGTTTGGCAACCTGGTAGGATACTTCAGACATGTTGCCGTAGTTGCCGGTAAACTTCACGCTATCGAACGGAATCATCTGCGCGGCAGTGACTTTATTCAACTCTTCAACTTTAGTGCCGTCCGGTAAGGTGACAGTGTAACGTCCGCCTTTGGTTGATTGGGTTTCGAAGAAACGGCCTACGCCGGTACCTGCGCCCACGGAGGCAGAGGTTGCCACGCCAGGGATTTCCACAGTTTTGGCTTCTTCGCCACCTTTCGCCAGTTTTTCGCGACCGGCTTCGGAATCAGCCGGGATGGCATCCGGGCTTTGCAGAACGCGTTTTTTCGCATCTTCTTTATAGATGAATGCGGTGATGCGCTGGTTGCCGCCCTGGTTGGCATCAACCTGACGCACGATATAGAACGAATACGCGCCTTTCGCTTTCGCCGCTTTGGTGATGGCGTCATTTACTTCCGGCTGGCTGCGATAGAAGCCCTGGATAGTGACGGTATCGTACGGTTCGAGGGCAACGGCCTGATCTTTCGGCAGTTCCATCACACCGTTAATGATGCGGTTTTTCGGGGCATCGGCTTTGGCAGCATCGTCTTTGTAGAGATCTGCCGTCACGCGCCAGTTACCGCCATTGCCGTAATCGGAGGTATCGACCACATAAAAAGAGGCAGCGCCTTCTTTATCTGCTTTACGGGAAACTGCCTGAACGGCATCGCCAATGGCATTAAAGCGGCCGGTAACCACGACGCGGTCGTAAGGTTTCAGTGCGGCTGCTTGCTCCGGCGTCAATTCTGTCGCTGCGTGAGCGGACACAGCCGCGGCAGACAACAGAGCGGACACGAGGAGAGTGTTCTTAAGCTTCATAAAAATAATCCTTCGCCTTGCGCAAACCAGGTACTGGTGTTGTTGTTGACTGAAAACCCGATGATTATTGCATTTAATTCGACTCACTGTCTGCGTGATTTTTCACATCAGATGCGAAGCGGATAACTGTTTTGCATAACTTTTCGCGATATGTTGAAAAAACAGGCTGTTGACCGGAAAAGCGGGTCATCGATATCACTTTTTCAAGTTAATATATTGTTAAATCGCTTCATCACTGTGGCGAAAAATCATGTTTTGCCGCTTCGCTTAAGCGAATTATCAGGCCTGGCTATCAATTTCAGGTAAATATCCCTGACCTGCTTATGCAAAGTAATTTTTCCTGCATAAAATCAAAAATAGTGTTTTCAGGTTGTAGATCACAACGGGTATTTTCAGTAGGTTATAGAAAGTTTGTTACTGTTTTATTTTTGGGTTGGTGAACCGCTGTGCGTTTATTGCGCCAGCGGCTCTGGCCTGGTATGACGGCAAACCATCATTAAAAACCGATGGAAGGGAAAACTATGCGTATTGGTGTACCAAAAGAGAGGTGGCCCCAGGAGACGCGAGTGGCGGCAACACCGAAAACGGTGGAACAACTGCTAAAACTTGGCTTCAGCGTGGCGGTGGAAAGCGGCGCGGGTAAACTGGCGAGTTTTGAGGACGAGGCGTTTACTCAGGCGGGCGCGGAAATTGTCGACGGTGATAACGTCTGGCATGCCGACGTTATTCTGAAAGTCAACGCGCCGCTGGAAGAAGAAATTGCGCTGCTCAATCCAGGCACGACGCTGATTAGCTTCATCTGGCCGGCACAGAATCCGGAATTAATGGAAAAACTGGCCGCGCGCAGTATTAACGTGATGGCGATGGATTCCGTGCCGCGTATTTCGCGCGCGCAGTCCCTTGATGCCCTGAGCTCCATGGCCAATATCGCCGGTTATCGTGCGATTGTCGAAGCCGCCCACGAATTCGGTCGTTTCTTCACCGGGCAAATCACCGCCGCCGGTAAAGTACCGCCGGCAAAAGTAATGGTGATTGGCGCAGGCGTAGCGGGCCTGGCGGCAATTGGCGCTGCTAACAGCCTTGGCGCGATTGTGCGCGCCTTCGATACCCGCCCTGAAGTGAAAGAGCAGGTGCAGAGTATGGGCGCGGAGTTCCTGGAACTCGACTTCAAAGAAGAAGCGGGCAGTGGGGACGGCTACGCCAAAGTGATGTCTGAAGCCTTTATCAAAGCGGAAATGGCGCTCTTTGCCGCCCAGGCAAAAGAGGTCGACATTATTGTCACCACCGCATTGATTCCGGGCAAACCGGCACCGAAACTCATCACCCGCGAAATGGTTGACTCCATGACACCGGGTAGCGTAATCGTTGACCTGGCGGCGCAAAATGGCGGTAACTGTGAATATACGGTCGCCAATGAAGTGATCACCACCGCCGGTGGCGTGAAGGTGATTGGCTATACCGATCTGCCGGGCCGTCTGCCGACGCAATCGTCTCAGCTTTATGGTACTAACCTGCTGAACTTGTTGAAACTGCTGTGCAAAGAGAAAGATGGTTCTATTACCATCGATTTCGAAGACGTTGTCGTGCGTGGCGTTACGGTGGTACGCGAAGGTGAAGTCACCTGGCCTGCGCCGCCGATTACCGTATCCGCTCAGCCTCAGGCCGCTGCGAAAACCGTTGAAGCGCCAAAAGAGCCGGAGAAATCCGTCTCCCCGTGGCGTAAATACGCCTTGATTGCGCTGGCGATTATTCTGTTTGGCTGGCTGGCCAACGTCGCGCCGAAAGAGTTCCTCGGCCACTTTACCGTCTTTGCGCTCTCCTGCGTGGTGGGTTACTACGTGGTGTGGAACGTTTCGCATGCGCTGCATACGCCGTTGATGTCGGTGACTAACGCCATCTCGGGGATTATCGTCGTCGGCGCGTTGCTGCAAATTGGCGACGGTGGTTGGGTAAGCTTCCTGAGCTTTATCGCGGTGCTGATCGCCAGCATTAATATTTTTGGTGGATTCACCGTCACTCAGCGCATGCTGAAAATGTTCCGGAAGAACTAAGGGGTAACACATGTCTGGAGGATTAGTTACTGCTGCATACATTGTTGCCGCAATTCTGTTTATTTGCAGCCTTGCCGGGCTTTCAAAGCACGAGACATCCAAACAGGGGAATACGTTTGGTATCACGGGGATGGCGATTGCGCTGATTGCCACTATCTTCGGGCCGGATACCCATAATGTGGTGTGGATTATTATCGCGATGGCGATCGGCGGTGCGATTGGTATTCGTCTGGCGAAGAAAGTCGAAATGACCGAAATGCCAGAACTGGTGGCGATTCTGCACAGCTTTGTCGGTCTGGCCGCGGTACTGGTGGGCTTTAACAGCTACCTGCATCACGATGCAGGTCAGGAACAGATTCTGGTGAACATTCACCTGACTGAAGTGTTCCTCGGCATCTTTATCGGTGCGGTGACCTTCACCGGCTCGGTGGTGGCTTACGGCAAACTGTGCGGCAAAATCTCATCAAAACCGTTGATGCTGCCGAATCGCCATAAGCTGAATCTGGCGGCGCTGGTGGTTTCCTTCCTGCTGCTGGTGGTCTTCGTTCGCACGGATAGCGTCGGCCTGCAGGGGCTGGTGCTGGTTATCATGACCGCTATCGCGCTGGCTTTTGGCTGGCATCTGGTGGCGTCAATCGGCGGGGCGGATATGCCGGTTGTGGTGTCGATGCTGAACTCCTATTCCGGTTGGGCGGCAGCGGCGGCGGGCTTCATGCTCAGCAACGACCTGCTTATCGTTACCGGCGCACTGGTCGGTTCTTCGGGTGCGATTCTGTCGTACATCATGTGTAAAGCGATGAACCGTTCATTCTTTAGCGTGATTGCCGGCGGCTTCGGCTCCGACGGTTCTTCTACCGGCGGCGATGAAGAGATGGGCGAATACCGCGAAATCAATGCGGAAGATACCGCTGATATGCTGAAGAATTCGCATTCAGTCATCATTACCCCGGGCTATGGTATGGCGGTGGCGCAGGCGCAATATCCGGTAGCAGAAATCACCGAAAAACTGCGTGCGCGCGGGATTAAGGTACGTTTCGGTATTCACCCGGTTGCGGGGCGTTTGCCAGGTCACATGAACGTACTGCTGGCAGAAGCCAAAGTGCCGTATGACATCGTGCTGGAAATGGACGAAATCAACGACGACTTCAGCGACACCGACACCGTACTGGTCATCGGCGCTAACGACACCGTTAACCCGGCGGCGCAGGACGATCCGAAGAGTCCTATCGCGGGCATGCCGGTTCTGGAAGTGTGGAAGGCGCAGAATGTTATCGTCTTCAAACGTTCCATGAACACGGGTTATGCAGGCGTACAGAACCCGCTGTTCTTTAAAGAGAACACGCACATGCTGTTCGGTGATGCGAAAGCCAGCGTCGATGCGATTCTGAAAGCGTTGTAATTATCTTTCGCCTCACAGACCGTCCTCTTCGGGGGACGGTTTTTTTGTGCCATGGCTTGTTTTTGGTCAAAAAACAGACACTGCGATGTGATATACTTCACAGGTTCCTTCAAAAACAGAGGCTTCTATGGATACCGAATTGACCCCCGCACAGTTGGCTATTGAATTTCTTCGTCGTGACACCACTGTGCTTACGCCCGCGCAATACCTCAAAAAACTGAAACAGCTGGAATTAGAATTTGCCGACCTGATGGCGCTTTCTTCCCTCGAGCTGAAAGAAGAGATCGACCTTGCCTGGCGTTACGGTATTCACTAATGCAGCGTAACTGCAAAAAATAAACCCGCCGAGATGGCGGGTTTATTGTTTCAGACGACAACGTTATCGATTAATCGTCTTCGTCGTCATCCAGTTCGACTGGCGTTTCATAGTCGTTTGGCTTAATGGCCAGCAAATCACAGCGCAGGTGATCGATAACCTGTTCCGCCGTATTGCCAAGGAATGCCGCAGAAAGCCCTGTACGACCGACCGTACCCAATACCACCACACCCGCTTCAAGGTGCTCCGCGAGATCCGGGATCACTTCTTCAGGCAACCCTTTTTCGACGTGGGTAAACTTCTCATCAATACCATATTTCTGACGCAGCGCTTTCATTGCCAGCAAATGCTGACCGCGAATCGCATCGTTATATACGCTCGGATCAAAATCGGGCAGTTCAATGGCAATATTGATTGGCGTAACAGGGTAGGCGCCAATCAAATGTACTTCGGTATGATTCACCAGTTGCGCCAGTTCCAGCGTCTCTTTAACCAGTCTGTCGTTGAGCGCGTTGTGGTACGGCTCTTCGCTGGCAAGGTTGACCGCCACCAGCGCTTTACCGCCTTCAGGCCACGGCTGGTCTTTCACCATCCACACCGGGCACGGGCATTTACGCAGCAGGTGCCAGTCGGTTGGGGTAAAAATAACGGATTCGAGTTTGTCGTGCTGGTGCGCCATTTTCAGCAGTAAATCGTGACCGCCGCTAATGACTTCCTGAATGATGGCTTCGAAGGGACGGTTGTGCCAGACCACTTTGATTTCAATTGGCACGCCTGCTTCAATATAGTATTTCGCCTGCTCGCGGATCCATGCGGCACGTTGGCTAATGACCCCCTGGCGCATCGCTGTCCGCTCATCGGGAGACAGCAACGTCGTCATTTCATACGAAAAATCATAGATAGGCAAAAATGCCTTAATGGTGCCACCAATCCGTTGATGTAGATAAACGGCACGCCGCAATGCGGGCTGATCGTCCTGGTTAGGATCGATGGCTACCAGCATGTTTTGATACTTGGCCATACAGGGTCTCCTTACAACTGTAACCTCAGTTCGTCTTTAAAAGATAACTCATATGGAGTGAATGAAACAGGGGAGAACCTTCGCAAGATCAATAAATCAGGAAAATTTAATAAAGACGGGAGGATAAATCTGAAGGGAAATAATGCGGTGAGAAAAAACGCTCTCAACCTGGAGAAACAAAAAGGCCGCATTGCTGCGACCCTGATATTTCCGCATTCACGCGTGCAGAAACGCTCTCATTACCCATGCGACCGCGATGCAGCCGAAGGTCCATTGCACAACAAAACTCATATTCACAACCAACTTTTTCTTTTACCGGCCCGTGCGGCCCAATCCTTATCTCTGCGTGTAACGTGCAGATACAGGTGGTTAAGGTACTGCTGACTGTGATCGAGATCCACTTTTTTGACCTGTTTTCGGAAACATAAACATGAATTTTCCTCATGTATGCTGAATTTTTCTCGTTTGCCAGTGAAGGTCACCTGTGTGAAGGTGGACGTATAGCCATCCAGAAGTCTTAATTTATAATATTAATAATCACGTTCAGCAACGGTTAACTGGACGTTTTGGAGATCACATGCAAAAACAACACGCACCTTTCCGCGCCGATGTCGTGGGCAGTTTTTTACGCCCGGACACCATTAAGCTTGCTCGTCAGCAATTTGCACAGGGTGAGATCAGTGCGCAGCAGCTGCGACAGGTTGAAGATGAGGCGATTCGTCATGTGGTGGAACAGCAGTGTTCATGCGGGCTGCACATCGTCACCGACGGGGAATTCCGCCGCGCGTGGTGGCACTTTGACTTCTTCGACGGTCTTCAGGGCGTAGAACGTTATGACTCGCAGCAGGGGATTCAGTTTAATGGCGTGCAAACCAAAGCGCACGGGGTCCGCGTGGTGGGTAAACTCGGT
Protein-coding regions in this window:
- the uspE gene encoding universal stress protein UspE; translated protein: MAKYQNMLVAIDPNQDDQPALRRAVYLHQRIGGTIKAFLPIYDFSYEMTTLLSPDERTAMRQGVISQRAAWIREQAKYYIEAGVPIEIKVVWHNRPFEAIIQEVISGGHDLLLKMAHQHDKLESVIFTPTDWHLLRKCPCPVWMVKDQPWPEGGKALVAVNLASEEPYHNALNDRLVKETLELAQLVNHTEVHLIGAYPVTPINIAIELPDFDPSVYNDAIRGQHLLAMKALRQKYGIDEKFTHVEKGLPEEVIPDLAEHLEAGVVVLGTVGRTGLSAAFLGNTAEQVIDHLRCDLLAIKPNDYETPVELDDDEDD
- the ydgH gene encoding DUF1471 family protein YdgH yields the protein MKLKNTLLVSALLSAAAVSAHAATELTPEQAAALKPYDRVVVTGRFNAIGDAVQAVSRKADKEGAASFYVVDTSDYGNGGNWRVTADLYKDDAAKADAPKNRIINGVMELPKDQAVALEPYDTVTIQGFYRSQPEVNDAITKAAKAKGAYSFYIVRQVDANQGGNQRITAFIYKEDAKKRVLQSPDAIPADSEAGREKLAKGGEEAKTVEIPGVATSASVGAGTGVGRFFETQSTKGGRYTVTLPDGTKVEELNKVTAAQMIPFDSVKFTGNYGNMSEVSYQVAKRAAKKGAKYYHITRQWQERGGNVTISADLYK
- a CDS encoding YdiH family protein, which codes for MDTELTPAQLAIEFLRRDTTVLTPAQYLKKLKQLELEFADLMALSSLELKEEIDLAWRYGIH
- a CDS encoding amino acid permease: MEKKLGLSALTALVLSSMLGAGVFSLPQNMAGVASPAALLIGWAITGVGILFLAIAMLILTRIRPDLDGGIFTYAREGFGELIGFCSAWGYWLCAVIANVSYLVIVFSALSFFTDTPELRLFGDGNTWQSIVGASVLLWIVHFLVLRGVQTAAGINLVATLAKLVPLGLFIVLAAIAFKMDTFTLDFTGVELGVPVWEQVKNTMLITLWVFIGVEGAVVVSARARNKKDVGRATLLAVLSALGVYLLVTLLSLGVVARPELAGMRNPSMAGLMVKMMGSWGEIVIAAGLIVSVCGAYLSWTIMAAEVPLLAATHKAFPRVFARQNANNAPSASLWLTNISVQVSLVLIWLTGSDYNTLLTIASEMILVPYFLVGAFLLKIATRPLHQAVGIGACIYGLWLLYASGPMHLLLSVVLYAPGLLVFIYARRTHVDNVLLKRRELALIGLLLVAAIPATWLLVG
- the pntA gene encoding Re/Si-specific NAD(P)(+) transhydrogenase subunit alpha, whose product is MRIGVPKERWPQETRVAATPKTVEQLLKLGFSVAVESGAGKLASFEDEAFTQAGAEIVDGDNVWHADVILKVNAPLEEEIALLNPGTTLISFIWPAQNPELMEKLAARSINVMAMDSVPRISRAQSLDALSSMANIAGYRAIVEAAHEFGRFFTGQITAAGKVPPAKVMVIGAGVAGLAAIGAANSLGAIVRAFDTRPEVKEQVQSMGAEFLELDFKEEAGSGDGYAKVMSEAFIKAEMALFAAQAKEVDIIVTTALIPGKPAPKLITREMVDSMTPGSVIVDLAAQNGGNCEYTVANEVITTAGGVKVIGYTDLPGRLPTQSSQLYGTNLLNLLKLLCKEKDGSITIDFEDVVVRGVTVVREGEVTWPAPPITVSAQPQAAAKTVEAPKEPEKSVSPWRKYALIALAIILFGWLANVAPKEFLGHFTVFALSCVVGYYVVWNVSHALHTPLMSVTNAISGIIVVGALLQIGDGGWVSFLSFIAVLIASINIFGGFTVTQRMLKMFRKN
- the pntB gene encoding Re/Si-specific NAD(P)(+) transhydrogenase subunit beta codes for the protein MSGGLVTAAYIVAAILFICSLAGLSKHETSKQGNTFGITGMAIALIATIFGPDTHNVVWIIIAMAIGGAIGIRLAKKVEMTEMPELVAILHSFVGLAAVLVGFNSYLHHDAGQEQILVNIHLTEVFLGIFIGAVTFTGSVVAYGKLCGKISSKPLMLPNRHKLNLAALVVSFLLLVVFVRTDSVGLQGLVLVIMTAIALAFGWHLVASIGGADMPVVVSMLNSYSGWAAAAAGFMLSNDLLIVTGALVGSSGAILSYIMCKAMNRSFFSVIAGGFGSDGSSTGGDEEMGEYREINAEDTADMLKNSHSVIITPGYGMAVAQAQYPVAEITEKLRARGIKVRFGIHPVAGRLPGHMNVLLAEAKVPYDIVLEMDEINDDFSDTDTVLVIGANDTVNPAAQDDPKSPIAGMPVLEVWKAQNVIVFKRSMNTGYAGVQNPLFFKENTHMLFGDAKASVDAILKAL